In one window of Polaromonas naphthalenivorans CJ2 DNA:
- the lexA gene encoding transcriptional repressor LexA, with product MRTFNDFSGLPADRPKLTARQAQILELIRNAIAQTGAPPTRAEIAAELGFRSPNAAEEHLKALAKKGVIELVSGTSRGIRLRTDSLQALNESRISQFSPPVQRLEQLTLPLVGRVAAGSPILAQEHIERTYFFESRLFEQQPDYLLKVRGMSMRDIGIMDGDLLAVKQAREAKNGQIVVARLGDEVTVKRFHRNQHLIELLSENPDFKPIVVQPGEPFELEGLAVGLIRGSLAM from the coding sequence ATGCGCACTTTTAATGATTTTTCGGGTTTGCCCGCTGACCGGCCCAAGCTGACTGCGCGGCAGGCGCAGATTCTGGAACTGATCCGCAATGCCATTGCCCAGACAGGCGCGCCGCCCACCCGCGCGGAAATAGCGGCAGAACTGGGTTTTCGCTCGCCCAATGCCGCCGAAGAACATTTGAAAGCACTGGCCAAGAAGGGCGTCATTGAACTGGTCAGCGGCACCTCGCGCGGCATTCGGCTGCGCACGGACTCCTTGCAGGCCCTGAACGAGTCGCGCATCAGCCAGTTTTCGCCGCCCGTTCAGCGGCTGGAGCAACTGACCTTGCCTCTGGTCGGGCGTGTTGCCGCCGGAAGTCCGATTCTTGCGCAGGAACATATCGAGCGCACCTACTTTTTCGAGAGCCGTCTGTTTGAGCAACAGCCCGACTACCTGCTGAAGGTGCGCGGCATGAGCATGCGGGACATCGGCATCATGGACGGCGACCTGCTGGCCGTCAAGCAAGCCAGGGAAGCCAAGAATGGCCAGATCGTGGTGGCGCGCCTGGGCGATGAGGTCACCGTCAAACGCTTTCACCGCAACCAGCACCTGATCGAATTGCTGTCTGAAAATCCCGACTTCAAACCCATCGTGGTTCAGCCTGGCGAGCCTTTCGAGCTTGAAGGCCTGGCCGTCGGATTAATCCGCGGCAGCCTGGCGATGTAA
- a CDS encoding asparaginase codes for MKLHNLVILGTGGTIAGQALSASDNIGYTAAQVGIDQLLAAIPALAERGPFITEQVAQIDSKDMSFAVWAQLAARVNHFLARDEVQGIVITHGSDTLEETAYFLQAVCRPAKPVVLTCAMRPATALAPDGPQNILDAVAVARYHGARGVVAVCAGTIHNALDVQKMHSYKLDAFSSGDAGPIGYVEEGSLRLVRNWPVVQVEYASLAIENIAIWPRVEIIMNYVGASDALVQALVDQGVRGLVVAATGNGTLHHALQAGLLKAQAAGVRVVRSTRCVDGRVLPLPGDAIADSKGLSPVKARVALMLDLLAEDAQVVASRQA; via the coding sequence ATGAAACTTCACAACCTGGTCATTTTGGGAACTGGCGGCACGATTGCAGGCCAGGCGCTCAGCGCTTCCGACAACATTGGCTACACCGCTGCCCAAGTGGGAATTGATCAGTTGCTGGCGGCCATTCCTGCGCTGGCTGAACGCGGGCCGTTCATCACCGAGCAGGTCGCACAGATCGACAGCAAGGACATGAGCTTCGCGGTGTGGGCGCAGCTGGCTGCCCGGGTCAATCATTTCCTGGCCCGCGATGAGGTTCAGGGCATCGTCATCACGCATGGCAGTGATACGCTGGAGGAAACGGCTTATTTTCTGCAGGCGGTGTGCCGGCCCGCCAAGCCGGTGGTCTTGACCTGCGCCATGCGCCCAGCCACCGCGCTGGCGCCCGATGGGCCGCAAAATATTCTCGATGCCGTCGCGGTAGCTCGCTATCACGGCGCCCGGGGCGTGGTGGCTGTCTGCGCGGGCACGATACACAATGCGCTGGATGTGCAGAAAATGCATTCCTACAAACTCGATGCCTTCAGCTCGGGCGATGCCGGGCCGATTGGCTATGTCGAGGAAGGAAGCCTCAGATTGGTGCGGAATTGGCCTGTTGTGCAGGTGGAATATGCTTCTTTAGCTATAGAAAACATAGCTATTTGGCCGCGCGTTGAAATCATCATGAATTACGTGGGCGCCAGCGATGCGCTGGTGCAGGCGCTGGTCGATCAGGGGGTGCGGGGCCTGGTGGTCGCTGCCACCGGCAATGGAACGCTTCACCATGCCCTGCAAGCCGGTTTGCTCAAGGCGCAGGCTGCGGGCGTGCGGGTGGTGCGTTCAACGCGCTGCGTCGATGGCCGGGTATTGCCGCTTCCGGGCGATGCTATTGCAGATTCAAAGGGGTTGAGCCCGGTCAAGGCCAGGGTGGCCTTGATGCTCGATTTACTGGCTGAAGACGCGCAGGTTGTGGCGTCACGGCAGGCATAA
- a CDS encoding D-2-hydroxyacid dehydrogenase family protein: MNIVILDDYQDAVRKLACAARLEAYPAKVYTNTVKGAGQLSVRLKDADVIVLIRERTHLTRQLIEKLPRLKLVVQTGRIGSHVDVAACTERGIAVAEGTGSPVAPAELTWALVMAAMRRIPQYVSHLKHGAWQQSGLKSASMPPNFGLGTVLKGKTLGIWSYGKTGQLVAGYGRAFGMRVIIWGSPASRERAQADGFELAPSKTELFKQCDVLSLHLRLSEETTGIVTLEDMSRMKPTALLVNTSRAELIESEALLAALNRGRPGMAAIDVFESEPILQGHALLRLENCICTPHIGYVEQDSYEMYFGAAFDNVINFIKGTPTNIVNPGALQVRR, encoded by the coding sequence ATGAACATTGTGATTCTCGATGACTACCAGGATGCCGTGCGCAAACTGGCATGCGCCGCCAGGCTGGAAGCCTATCCAGCCAAGGTCTATACCAACACCGTCAAGGGCGCAGGCCAGTTGTCGGTCCGGCTTAAAGACGCCGACGTGATCGTGCTGATCCGCGAACGCACCCACCTGACACGCCAGCTGATTGAAAAGCTGCCCCGGCTCAAGCTGGTGGTCCAGACGGGCCGCATCGGCAGTCACGTGGACGTGGCAGCCTGCACCGAACGCGGGATTGCCGTGGCCGAAGGCACCGGTTCGCCCGTCGCACCGGCCGAACTGACCTGGGCACTCGTCATGGCCGCCATGCGCCGGATTCCCCAGTATGTGTCGCACCTAAAACATGGTGCATGGCAGCAGTCAGGGCTGAAATCGGCCTCCATGCCGCCGAATTTCGGCCTCGGAACGGTCCTCAAGGGCAAGACGCTGGGAATCTGGAGCTACGGCAAGACCGGGCAACTCGTGGCCGGCTATGGCCGGGCATTTGGCATGCGGGTGATCATCTGGGGCAGCCCGGCATCACGCGAACGCGCCCAGGCCGACGGGTTTGAGCTGGCGCCCAGCAAAACCGAGCTGTTCAAGCAATGCGACGTGCTCAGCCTGCACCTGCGGCTGAGCGAAGAAACCACAGGCATCGTGACGCTGGAAGACATGTCGCGCATGAAACCCACCGCCCTGCTGGTCAATACCTCGCGCGCCGAGCTGATTGAATCCGAAGCGCTGCTTGCCGCGCTCAACCGGGGGCGTCCGGGCATGGCGGCCATCGACGTTTTTGAATCCGAACCGATCCTGCAGGGCCACGCCCTGCTGCGGCTGGAAAACTGCATCTGCACGCCGCACATCGGCTATGTCGAGCAGGACAGCTACGAGATGTATTTTGGCGCTGCCTTTGACAACGTGATCAACTTCATCAAGGGCACGCCGACCAACATCGTCAATCCGGGCGCGCTGCAGGTCAGGCGCTAG
- a CDS encoding oxepin-CoA hydrolase, alternative type, producing MPASLKSTSESGTLILTLSNPEHKNALGPDMYAAGIEALNAAENNPEIRSVVITGEGSVFCAGGNLQRLQANRRESPEVQAQSIEALHNWIEAIHTYPKPVIAAVEGAAAGAGFSLALACDFIVAADNAVFVMSYSSVALSPDGGGSWSLARALPRALACELLMGAERISAERLHGLGLVNRLTAAGGALAEALVLAARLNARAPNVLASIKDLINDAAANTMSQQLDSERNHFVRNLHHANGGEGIDAFLQKRKPHYR from the coding sequence ATGCCGGCCTCCCTCAAAAGCACCAGCGAAAGCGGCACCCTCATCCTGACACTGAGCAACCCCGAGCACAAAAATGCGCTCGGCCCCGACATGTATGCCGCAGGCATCGAGGCCCTGAACGCCGCCGAAAACAACCCGGAAATCCGCAGCGTGGTGATTACCGGCGAAGGCAGCGTGTTTTGCGCCGGCGGCAACCTGCAGCGGCTGCAGGCCAACCGGCGCGAATCGCCTGAAGTGCAGGCACAAAGCATTGAAGCGCTGCACAACTGGATCGAGGCCATCCACACCTATCCCAAGCCGGTGATTGCCGCCGTCGAAGGCGCGGCCGCCGGCGCCGGTTTTTCGCTGGCGCTGGCCTGCGACTTCATCGTCGCCGCCGACAACGCCGTGTTCGTGATGTCCTACAGTAGCGTGGCGCTGTCGCCCGACGGCGGCGGCAGCTGGAGCCTGGCGCGCGCCCTGCCCCGCGCCCTGGCCTGCGAACTGCTCATGGGCGCGGAGCGCATCAGCGCCGAGAGGCTGCATGGCCTGGGCCTGGTGAACCGCCTCACCGCTGCGGGCGGCGCGCTCGCTGAGGCGCTGGTGCTGGCGGCCCGGCTCAATGCACGCGCGCCCAACGTGCTGGCCAGCATCAAGGACCTCATCAACGACGCAGCGGCCAACACCATGAGCCAGCAGCTGGACAGCGAACGCAACCACTTTGTCCGCAACCTGCATCACGCCAACGGCGGCGAAGGCATTGACGCGTTTTTGCAAAAACGCAAGCCGCACTACCGCTGA
- a CDS encoding Crp/Fnr family transcriptional regulator, which produces MDDPILTIDERVAINSGRWFSSLSPSLRHDILRCAYVKRYKDGDLIAARGDPPEEWIACATGAVRVSSTSISGKLVTLTYVEPGIWFGDVAIFDGDRRTHDAYAHGSTTTLCVARGDLRKILSLHVELYEALLRLHARRIRQLFGLVEDLNTLPLRARLAKQLLHLVRSYGVPSLSNGSDIRISLQLAQEELAQLLGASRQRVNQELKAMEREEAIRIEPGGLVVRNRQTLMRISEADADK; this is translated from the coding sequence ATGGACGATCCTATTCTTACGATAGACGAAAGAGTGGCCATCAACAGCGGCCGCTGGTTCTCCTCCCTTTCACCTTCCCTGAGGCACGACATCCTCCGATGCGCTTACGTCAAACGCTACAAAGACGGCGACCTCATTGCGGCGCGCGGCGACCCGCCCGAAGAGTGGATTGCCTGCGCCACCGGCGCGGTGCGCGTCAGTTCGACCTCGATTTCCGGCAAGCTGGTGACGCTGACCTATGTGGAGCCCGGCATCTGGTTTGGCGATGTGGCGATTTTCGACGGCGACCGCCGCACCCACGATGCCTATGCCCACGGCAGCACCACCACGCTGTGCGTGGCGCGTGGCGACCTGCGAAAAATCCTGAGCCTGCATGTCGAGCTGTACGAAGCGCTGCTGCGCCTGCATGCACGCCGCATCCGCCAGCTGTTCGGCCTGGTCGAAGACCTCAACACGCTGCCGCTGCGGGCGCGGCTGGCCAAGCAGCTGCTGCACCTGGTGCGCAGCTACGGCGTTCCCAGCCTGTCCAATGGCAGCGATATCCGCATCAGCCTGCAACTGGCGCAGGAAGAACTGGCGCAGCTCCTGGGCGCCTCGCGCCAGCGGGTCAACCAGGAACTCAAGGCGATGGAGCGCGAGGAAGCCATCCGCATCGAGCCGGGCGGCCTGGTGGTGCGCAACCGCCAAACGCTGATGCGTATCTCTGAAGCGGATGCCGACAAATAA
- the kdsB gene encoding 3-deoxy-manno-octulosonate cytidylyltransferase, with protein sequence MSFTVLIPARLASSRLPNKPLADINGVPMVVRVAQRALQSSALRTVVAADGTEIIEKCAAFGIQTVLTRVDHPSGSDRLAEACGLLGLLDDDIVVNVQGDEPLINPALIDAVARQLEARPDCAMSTAAHSIDELADFLNPNVVKVVLDARQTALYFSRAPIPAARDLAGQAWWKHGNLPKPLRHVGIYAYRVGFLRQFPQLPQAPLEQLESLEQLRALWHGYRIAVHITEHAPGPGVDTPEDLERVRRLVANDAHLADPV encoded by the coding sequence ATGAGCTTTACCGTCCTCATTCCGGCGCGCCTGGCATCGAGCCGCCTGCCCAACAAGCCGCTGGCCGACATCAACGGCGTGCCCATGGTCGTGCGCGTGGCGCAGCGCGCTTTGCAAAGCAGCGCGCTGCGCACCGTGGTGGCCGCTGACGGCACAGAAATCATTGAAAAATGCGCAGCCTTCGGCATCCAGACGGTACTGACCCGCGTCGATCATCCCAGCGGCAGCGACCGGCTTGCCGAAGCCTGCGGCCTGCTGGGCCTGCTTGACGACGACATCGTGGTGAATGTGCAGGGCGACGAGCCGCTGATCAATCCCGCGCTGATCGATGCCGTGGCCAGGCAGCTTGAAGCCCGCCCGGACTGCGCCATGAGCACGGCCGCGCATTCAATTGACGAACTGGCTGATTTTCTTAACCCCAACGTGGTCAAGGTGGTGCTTGATGCGCGCCAGACGGCGCTGTATTTCAGCCGCGCGCCCATTCCAGCCGCACGCGACCTGGCCGGCCAGGCCTGGTGGAAACACGGCAATCTGCCCAAACCGCTGCGTCATGTGGGCATCTATGCCTACCGGGTCGGATTTTTGCGCCAGTTTCCCCAATTGCCGCAAGCGCCGCTGGAGCAACTCGAATCGCTGGAGCAGCTGCGCGCCCTGTGGCATGGCTACCGGATTGCCGTGCATATCACCGAGCATGCCCCGGGTCCTGGCGTGGACACGCCTGAAGACCTGGAGCGTGTCCGCCGCCTTGTAGCAAATGATGCGCATTTAGCGGACCCTGTGTAA
- a CDS encoding Trm112 family protein — translation MDTKLLELLVCPVTKGHLEYDREKHELISRSARLAYPVRDGIPVMLENEARTLTDEELGL, via the coding sequence ATGGACACCAAACTACTTGAACTGCTGGTCTGCCCCGTGACCAAGGGCCATCTCGAATACGACCGCGAGAAGCACGAACTCATCTCGCGCAGCGCCCGGCTGGCCTATCCGGTGCGTGACGGCATTCCTGTCATGCTGGAAAACGAAGCCCGTACCCTGACCGACGAAGAGCTTGGCCTGTGA
- the adk gene encoding adenylate kinase, giving the protein MKLILLGAPGAGKGTQATFICQKYGIPQISTGDMLRAAVKAGTPLGIEAKKVMDSGGLVSDDLIINLVKERIAQPDCAQGFLFDGFPRTIPQADAMKAAGVKIDYVLEIDVPFEAIIERMSGRRSHSASGRTYHVKYNPPKVEGLDDVTGEPLIQREDDKEETVAKRLEVYSAQTRPLVAYYSDWATEAPDEAPKYRAISGTGTVEEITERAFKALSN; this is encoded by the coding sequence ATGAAACTTATTCTGTTGGGCGCGCCTGGCGCAGGCAAAGGTACACAAGCCACTTTCATTTGCCAAAAGTACGGCATCCCGCAAATTTCCACCGGCGACATGCTTCGCGCGGCAGTCAAAGCAGGAACCCCGCTGGGCATCGAAGCCAAAAAAGTCATGGATTCGGGCGGCCTGGTCAGTGATGATCTGATCATCAACCTGGTCAAGGAACGCATTGCCCAGCCCGACTGCGCGCAGGGTTTCCTGTTCGACGGTTTTCCACGAACCATTCCCCAGGCCGATGCGATGAAGGCTGCAGGCGTCAAGATTGATTACGTGCTGGAAATCGATGTGCCTTTTGAAGCCATCATCGAGCGCATGAGCGGACGCCGCTCGCACAGCGCTTCGGGCCGCACTTACCATGTCAAGTACAACCCGCCCAAAGTCGAAGGCCTGGACGACGTGACCGGCGAGCCATTGATCCAGCGCGAAGACGACAAGGAAGAAACGGTTGCCAAACGGCTTGAGGTGTACAGCGCCCAAACCCGTCCACTGGTCGCGTACTACTCCGACTGGGCCACGGAAGCGCCCGATGAAGCGCCAAAATACCGTGCCATCAGCGGCACGGGCACTGTCGAGGAAATCACCGAAAGGGCCTTCAAGGCGCTGTCGAACTGA
- a CDS encoding 3-hydroxyacyl-CoA dehydrogenase — protein MHTTIFKTVGIVGTGAMGRGIAQIAAQAGSIVKLMDAQAGAAEKAHQALFSQWDKLVEKERISPDAAHAHKARLRVAGTLADLSDCDLVIEAIVERLDIKKALFAQLEAIVPAQAVLASNTSSLSVTAIAAALKHPERFAGYHFFNPVPLMKVVEIIAGLKTGADTCHGLSQYARQMGHTPVQAQDTPGFIVNHAGRGYGTEALRIVSEGIADFATIDRILRDQAGFKLGPFELMDLTGLDVSHPVMESIYHQYYEEDRYRPSVITAQRLAGGLLGRKTGEGFYRHEGGVAQVPAEAPPPVVAEMPPVWVSPRAARRSELLQLLKNLGAHIETGQSPSPQALTLVAPLGFDITTVAVVERLDPARTVGIDMLIDDATTKRRVLATNPATRSDMRDAAHALFARDGKAVSVIRDSGGFVTQRVVATIVNIASDICQQGVCSPKDLETAVTLGLGYPMGPLAMGDRYGPTNVLEVLFNMQTVYGDQRYRPSPWLRRRGAIGLSLMHEES, from the coding sequence ATGCACACAACAATTTTTAAAACGGTCGGCATTGTCGGCACCGGGGCCATGGGGCGCGGCATCGCCCAGATCGCGGCCCAGGCCGGCAGCATCGTCAAGCTGATGGATGCCCAGGCGGGCGCCGCTGAAAAAGCCCATCAAGCCCTCTTCAGCCAGTGGGACAAGCTGGTCGAAAAAGAGCGGATTTCCCCTGACGCAGCCCACGCGCACAAGGCCAGGCTGCGGGTGGCCGGCACGCTGGCTGACCTGTCGGACTGCGACCTGGTGATTGAAGCCATCGTCGAGCGGCTGGACATCAAGAAAGCGCTGTTCGCCCAGCTTGAAGCCATCGTGCCGGCGCAAGCCGTGCTGGCAAGCAATACGTCTTCGCTGTCGGTGACCGCGATTGCCGCAGCCCTCAAGCACCCCGAACGCTTTGCCGGCTATCACTTCTTCAACCCGGTTCCGCTGATGAAAGTCGTCGAAATCATCGCCGGGCTGAAAACCGGCGCCGACACTTGCCACGGTTTGAGCCAGTACGCCCGCCAGATGGGCCACACGCCGGTGCAGGCGCAGGACACGCCGGGCTTCATCGTCAACCACGCCGGGCGCGGCTACGGCACCGAGGCGCTGCGCATCGTCAGCGAAGGCATTGCCGACTTCGCCACCATCGACCGCATCCTGCGCGACCAGGCCGGCTTCAAGCTCGGACCGTTCGAGTTGATGGACCTGACCGGACTCGATGTTTCGCATCCGGTGATGGAATCGATTTACCACCAGTATTACGAGGAAGACCGCTACCGCCCCAGCGTCATCACCGCGCAGCGCCTGGCCGGCGGACTGCTGGGCCGCAAGACCGGCGAAGGCTTTTACCGCCATGAAGGCGGCGTGGCACAGGTTCCGGCCGAAGCGCCGCCTCCCGTTGTGGCCGAAATGCCGCCGGTCTGGGTGTCGCCTAGAGCGGCCCGGCGTTCGGAATTGCTGCAATTACTCAAGAACCTGGGCGCCCACATCGAAACCGGCCAGTCGCCGTCCCCGCAGGCGCTGACGCTGGTCGCGCCGCTGGGCTTTGACATCACGACGGTGGCCGTGGTCGAGCGGCTGGACCCGGCGCGCACCGTCGGCATCGACATGCTGATCGATGACGCCACCACCAAACGCCGCGTCCTGGCGACCAACCCGGCCACGCGCAGCGACATGCGCGATGCGGCGCATGCGCTGTTTGCCCGCGACGGCAAGGCGGTCAGCGTGATCCGCGACAGCGGCGGCTTTGTCACGCAGCGCGTCGTCGCCACCATCGTCAACATTGCCAGCGACATCTGCCAGCAGGGCGTCTGCAGCCCCAAAGACCTGGAAACCGCCGTCACGCTGGGCCTTGGCTATCCGATGGGACCGCTGGCCATGGGCGACCGTTATGGTCCGACCAATGTGCTCGAAGTGCTGTTCAACATGCAAACCGTGTATGGCGACCAGCGCTACCGCCCTTCACCGTGGCTGCGCCGCCGGGGCGCGATTGGCCTGAGCCTGATGCACGAGGAAAGCTGA